Proteins found in one bacterium genomic segment:
- a CDS encoding zf-HC2 domain-containing protein: MSCIKFERMIDPYLSGDLAEKERARFEAHLENCGACQESVAQFQALDGLLDRASEWQVEPPPYFAQRVMANLPARQASGAFSWRFLHPIVAAVSLVLAIGIGFIARDMFPGPQSDAVISQQVRIIFFSPEADSVALIGDFNEWGQREVTLAQASDRGIWEFSLALDPGVYHYNLLVDGERWVANPKSATLVPDGFGGYNSVLVVSEKCQDDCS, encoded by the coding sequence ATGAGCTGCATAAAATTCGAACGAATGATCGATCCATATCTTTCCGGTGATCTCGCGGAGAAGGAGAGAGCAAGGTTCGAGGCCCACCTTGAAAACTGTGGGGCGTGCCAGGAGAGTGTCGCCCAGTTCCAGGCTCTCGACGGCCTTCTGGACCGGGCTTCCGAGTGGCAGGTCGAGCCCCCCCCGTACTTTGCCCAGAGGGTCATGGCCAACCTGCCCGCCAGGCAGGCCAGCGGGGCGTTCTCCTGGCGGTTCCTGCATCCCATTGTCGCGGCCGTTTCCCTGGTTCTTGCCATCGGGATTGGTTTTATCGCCAGGGACATGTTCCCGGGACCGCAGTCCGATGCCGTCATTTCCCAGCAGGTGAGGATCATTTTCTTCTCTCCCGAGGCCGATTCGGTGGCCCTCATCGGTGACTTCAACGAATGGGGGCAGAGGGAAGTTACCCTGGCCCAGGCGAGCGACAGGGGGATCTGGGAATTTTCCCTGGCTCTCGATCCCGGTGTCTATCATTACAACCTTCTCGTCGACGGAGAACGGTGGGTCGCCAACCCCAAATCAGCGACCCTGGTCCCTGACGGTTTCGGCGGCTACAACTCCGTGCTGGTCGTCAGCGAAAAATGCCAGGACGACTGCTCCTGA
- a CDS encoding MBL fold metallo-hydrolase: MKTRVTVLSENSVVKPMGLIGEHGFAALVERGDSKVLFDTGQGYALVHNARILGVDLGTVDTVVLSHGHYDHTGGLAELLKGGGRKRIFAHPGIFVSRYWEAVDGSREPIGMPFTRAYLEGLGADFVLSETSQVVAEGISTTGEVARETVFEKGDTTLFLCEENGGGPDPHVDDLSLVVEGESGLLVLLGCAHAGLVNILRHVQKTRPGMVVKAVVGGTHLGFSGEEQMQGTVEAMTGMGVEKVGASHCTGLAGSARLREALGDSFFFAGVGSVLEV; encoded by the coding sequence GTGAAAACAAGGGTTACCGTTCTATCTGAAAACTCCGTGGTCAAGCCCATGGGACTCATTGGGGAACACGGTTTCGCGGCCCTGGTCGAGAGGGGGGACAGCAAGGTCCTCTTCGACACCGGCCAGGGCTACGCCCTTGTCCATAACGCGCGGATCCTTGGTGTCGACCTCGGTACTGTAGACACCGTGGTTCTCAGCCATGGCCATTACGACCACACGGGTGGGCTGGCGGAACTTTTGAAAGGCGGAGGGCGAAAGCGGATCTTTGCCCATCCCGGGATATTCGTGTCGCGTTACTGGGAGGCAGTTGACGGTTCGAGGGAGCCCATCGGGATGCCTTTTACCCGGGCCTACCTGGAAGGCCTCGGGGCGGATTTTGTCCTTTCTGAAACATCTCAGGTTGTGGCAGAGGGGATCTCGACCACGGGTGAGGTTGCAAGGGAGACCGTGTTCGAAAAAGGAGACACGACATTGTTTCTCTGTGAGGAAAATGGGGGCGGCCCGGATCCTCACGTTGATGACCTGTCCCTGGTGGTTGAAGGGGAAAGCGGGCTTCTCGTGCTCCTTGGGTGTGCCCACGCCGGATTGGTGAACATCCTGCGCCACGTGCAAAAGACGCGTCCCGGTATGGTTGTCAAGGCCGTCGTCGGAGGCACACACCTGGGTTTTTCAGGTGAGGAACAGATGCAGGGAACCGTCGAGGCCATGACCGGCATGGGTGTGGAAAAAGTAGGGGCCAGCCACTGCACCGGTCTTGCCGGATCCGCCCGGCTCAGGGAGGCCCTCGGCGACAGCTTCTTTTTCGCAGGGGTTGGCTCAGTTCTTGAGGTTTGA
- a CDS encoding CoA-binding protein, with protein sequence MDIETILKQSKTVAVVGLSSNPDRASHRVAAYLQQAGYRIVPVRPGEDEILGEKVYTSLKEIPFPVDIVDVFRKPDAVGPVVDEAIEIGAKVLWLQEGVTHPEAEDRARSAGLTVISDLCILSEHRKAAL encoded by the coding sequence ATGGATATCGAGACCATCCTGAAACAGTCCAAGACGGTAGCCGTGGTAGGGCTTTCCTCCAATCCTGACAGGGCCAGCCACCGTGTTGCGGCATACCTCCAACAGGCCGGGTACAGGATCGTGCCGGTCCGGCCCGGGGAGGATGAGATCCTTGGTGAAAAAGTATATACATCCCTCAAAGAGATCCCTTTCCCGGTTGATATCGTTGACGTTTTCCGCAAACCGGACGCTGTCGGCCCCGTTGTCGATGAAGCGATCGAAATCGGGGCGAAGGTCCTGTGGCTGCAGGAGGGGGTCACCCACCCCGAGGCCGAAGACAGGGCCCGCTCTGCCGGTCTGACGGTCATATCTGATCTCTGTATCCTCTCAGAGCACCGAAAGGCAGCGTTATAA
- the trxB gene encoding thioredoxin-disulfide reductase — MSENIKDLVIIGGGPAGLTAGIYASRARMDVVLFEKGAYGGQVVTTAHIENYPGFPGGIGGFELADLMYKQAESFELPIEYRSVDGIAREENLFTLATSQGEVRSRTVLIATGATPNKLGVPGEERLTGRGVSYCATCDGALYRERVVAVIGGGDSAAEEALFLTRFASRVHLVHRRDELRAVPLIRERVAANEKITVEWNTVMTEVIGDDEVVELVLKDVKTGETRSLPADGVFIYVGITPQTGFVGDLAERDEGGYIITDQKMQSSVEGLYAAGDVRSESIRQVSSAVGDGATASFYAYKYLEEIE, encoded by the coding sequence ATGAGCGAAAACATCAAGGACCTGGTCATCATCGGCGGCGGGCCCGCGGGTCTTACAGCCGGCATCTACGCCTCCCGGGCACGGATGGACGTTGTCCTTTTCGAAAAAGGCGCCTATGGAGGGCAGGTGGTGACCACCGCCCATATCGAGAACTACCCCGGGTTTCCCGGAGGGATAGGCGGGTTCGAACTGGCCGACCTCATGTACAAACAGGCCGAGAGTTTTGAACTGCCCATCGAGTACCGCTCAGTCGATGGCATCGCCAGGGAAGAAAACCTTTTCACCCTTGCCACAAGTCAGGGGGAAGTCAGAAGCCGGACCGTGCTCATCGCCACCGGCGCCACTCCCAACAAACTGGGCGTTCCCGGCGAGGAGAGGCTAACCGGCAGGGGGGTTTCCTACTGCGCGACGTGCGACGGGGCCCTTTACAGGGAACGGGTGGTCGCCGTGATCGGAGGAGGCGATTCCGCCGCGGAGGAGGCTCTTTTCCTGACCCGTTTCGCCAGCAGGGTTCACCTGGTCCATCGACGTGATGAACTAAGAGCAGTACCCCTGATCCGTGAACGGGTAGCCGCCAATGAGAAGATCACCGTTGAATGGAACACGGTGATGACCGAGGTCATCGGTGACGATGAAGTCGTGGAACTGGTCCTGAAGGATGTGAAAACGGGCGAGACCCGATCGCTCCCGGCCGACGGCGTCTTCATCTACGTGGGGATCACGCCCCAGACCGGGTTTGTCGGCGACCTTGCGGAACGGGATGAGGGTGGCTACATCATCACCGACCAGAAAATGCAAAGCTCGGTCGAGGGCCTTTACGCTGCCGGAGACGTGAGGTCGGAAAGCATCCGACAGGTCTCATCGGCTGTCGGTGACGGCGCCACGGCCTCTTTCTACGCCTATAAATACCTGGAGGAAATAGAATAG
- a CDS encoding zinc ribbon domain-containing protein encodes MPIFEFRCKKCGHQFETLAGRDEDGSGLECPECGKTGARKLLSMFSTSGTESKASGGGGCGHSHSGGFG; translated from the coding sequence ATGCCGATCTTCGAATTCAGATGTAAAAAATGCGGCCACCAGTTCGAGACCCTTGCCGGCAGGGACGAGGACGGTTCCGGCCTTGAATGTCCAGAGTGCGGGAAAACAGGAGCGCGGAAGCTTCTCTCCATGTTCTCCACGTCGGGTACGGAATCAAAGGCTTCCGGTGGAGGAGGGTGCGGCCACTCCCATAGCGGAGGGTTCGGCTGA
- a CDS encoding nitroreductase family protein — MEKVLPSAVLETIKKRYSCRRYRPDPVEKELMVLLEEAIKWAPSACNRQPYTFHFITGKGTISGIAEAVPLGPASVNAWIKTAPVIVAAVGKPELVWHKMTQVIDTDYHRTDAIIAMDHLSLVAAELGLGTCWVGWFHRKKVGKFLGIPRNEEVVILMTLGHPDRDPPKERKRKEISELIARR, encoded by the coding sequence ATGGAAAAAGTGTTACCAAGCGCCGTGCTTGAAACGATCAAAAAAAGGTACAGCTGCCGCAGGTACCGGCCCGATCCCGTTGAAAAGGAGCTCATGGTGCTGCTGGAGGAGGCCATCAAGTGGGCACCGTCGGCGTGCAACCGTCAGCCATATACATTCCATTTTATCACTGGCAAAGGAACGATCTCCGGGATCGCCGAGGCGGTACCCCTGGGCCCGGCTTCGGTAAACGCATGGATAAAGACAGCCCCGGTCATCGTGGCAGCCGTGGGCAAGCCGGAGCTGGTCTGGCACAAGATGACGCAGGTCATCGATACCGATTACCATCGCACCGATGCCATCATCGCCATGGACCACCTGTCTCTGGTAGCCGCCGAACTCGGACTTGGAACATGCTGGGTCGGATGGTTTCACCGGAAAAAGGTCGGGAAGTTCCTGGGCATCCCCAGGAACGAGGAGGTCGTGATCCTCATGACCCTGGGGCACCCGGACAGGGATCCGCCGAAGGAAAGAAAACGCAAGGAGATCAGCGAATTGATCGCGAGGCGATGA
- a CDS encoding AAA family ATPase: protein MNLPTEKVIEELSRPEAYPYPVDKVEIVQTHISIVFLAGDRVYKVKKPVDFGFLDFTTLEKRRKFCHEELRLNRRLSPGMYLKVVAVTQGPVGLRFGDIDLTDEIESTPETALDYAVVMERLDEEMMLSELLARGEADAGLIVSIARRIAEFHQKSETSPYITRIGGTRAVKFNTEEDFQQIESYIGQTLESFTYERIADFTRTFMEVNTSLFASREEEGWIRDGHGDLHTQHICLGEIIQIFDCIEFNERLRFGDVLADAAFLAMDLERLGFTELAERYSEAYLVNMGQEDQTPLFNFYCCYRAVVRGKVEGFRSSDSNITEDDAASARESARTFHRLAEKYARAVLPPTMILGCGLMGSGKTTLAAGLTELLDIEILSSDRIRKELAGVEPTNRRRVPFCADIYSREYTDLTYSMMHERALDSLKRGQSLFLDASYMEPGMRFRAAETARKAGARFLIFYLKADEDTLRSRLQAREGQIGTISDGREEILSDQAAAFVEPYEFPKGTVLSLDASTPTDESVRTAYCRLLLSN, encoded by the coding sequence ATGAACCTTCCCACGGAAAAGGTCATCGAAGAGCTCTCAAGGCCTGAAGCCTACCCGTACCCGGTGGATAAGGTCGAGATCGTACAGACGCACATATCGATCGTATTCCTCGCCGGCGACAGGGTCTACAAGGTCAAAAAACCCGTGGATTTCGGGTTCCTGGACTTTACCACCCTGGAAAAGAGAAGAAAGTTTTGCCATGAAGAGCTCCGTCTTAACCGGAGACTCAGCCCCGGAATGTATCTCAAAGTGGTCGCAGTAACACAGGGCCCTGTTGGCCTTCGCTTCGGCGACATCGATCTGACCGATGAAATTGAATCGACGCCGGAAACCGCTCTTGATTACGCGGTTGTCATGGAGCGCCTGGACGAGGAGATGATGCTTTCCGAACTGCTGGCACGCGGTGAAGCCGACGCGGGTCTCATTGTGAGCATCGCCCGGCGGATCGCGGAGTTCCACCAGAAATCTGAAACTTCCCCTTATATTACCAGAATCGGTGGGACCCGGGCAGTCAAGTTCAACACTGAAGAGGATTTCCAGCAAATCGAATCTTACATAGGGCAAACCCTGGAAAGCTTCACCTATGAGCGTATTGCCGATTTCACACGAACCTTCATGGAGGTCAATACCAGCCTGTTTGCCAGCAGGGAAGAGGAAGGCTGGATCAGGGATGGCCACGGTGACCTTCACACCCAGCATATCTGCCTTGGAGAAATCATCCAGATATTCGACTGCATCGAGTTCAACGAGAGGTTACGGTTCGGTGATGTCCTTGCGGATGCGGCCTTCCTGGCAATGGATCTCGAAAGGCTCGGTTTCACAGAACTGGCGGAACGTTACTCAGAAGCGTACCTGGTGAACATGGGACAGGAGGATCAGACCCCCCTGTTTAACTTTTACTGCTGTTACAGGGCTGTTGTCCGGGGCAAGGTTGAGGGTTTCCGTTCCAGCGACTCCAACATCACCGAAGACGACGCTGCCTCAGCTCGTGAAAGCGCCCGAACCTTCCACCGGTTGGCCGAAAAGTACGCTCGGGCAGTTCTCCCCCCGACCATGATCCTTGGCTGCGGCCTCATGGGATCCGGAAAAACCACCCTTGCTGCAGGGCTGACGGAACTCCTCGACATCGAGATCCTCTCCTCCGACAGGATCAGGAAGGAATTGGCGGGGGTTGAACCCACCAACAGGCGCCGCGTGCCGTTCTGTGCGGATATCTATTCCAGGGAATATACCGACTTGACCTATTCCATGATGCACGAACGGGCCCTGGATTCCCTCAAGAGGGGGCAGAGCCTCTTTCTGGACGCCAGCTACATGGAACCGGGGATGAGGTTCAGGGCCGCCGAGACTGCCCGGAAAGCCGGAGCGCGTTTTCTTATATTCTATCTAAAGGCGGATGAGGACACCTTGCGGTCCCGGCTGCAGGCGAGGGAGGGACAGATCGGAACGATCTCGGACGGACGTGAGGAGATCCTGTCCGACCAGGCAGCCGCGTTTGTCGAACCTTATGAATTTCCAAAGGGAACGGTTTTATCCCTGGACGCCTCAACACCGACGGACGAATCGGTCCGAACGGCCTACTGCCGCCTGCTTCTTTCCAACTGA
- a CDS encoding AAA family ATPase produces the protein MPTKISITGGPGTGKTTTINLLAERHTIVREVARDLIDTQLKVEGGILPWTEFMTFQHMVHAVQKQRERGLTPGYVFLDRCHIDQLAYVDVFHTRHDEDDFLHYTRLLVKSANYAPFAFILDPIPDEIMEADPNYRKEDPKTSRVIHKALETVYHEFGIELLHVPYMSVPERVAYMISETEDRVPRK, from the coding sequence ATGCCGACCAAAATATCCATTACAGGAGGGCCAGGCACAGGGAAGACAACGACCATTAACTTGCTTGCCGAGCGGCACACTATTGTTCGAGAGGTGGCTCGGGATCTTATCGACACGCAGTTGAAGGTAGAGGGAGGGATCCTGCCGTGGACCGAATTCATGACTTTCCAGCACATGGTCCATGCCGTCCAGAAACAGCGGGAACGGGGCCTTACACCTGGTTATGTCTTCCTCGACAGATGTCACATCGACCAACTAGCCTATGTCGATGTCTTCCACACCCGCCATGATGAAGATGATTTTCTCCATTACACCCGGCTGCTGGTGAAATCGGCGAACTATGCACCCTTTGCCTTCATCCTCGATCCCATCCCGGATGAGATCATGGAAGCGGATCCGAACTACAGGAAAGAAGACCCCAAAACTTCCCGCGTGATACACAAGGCTCTCGAAACGGTCTACCATGAATTCGGGATCGAACTCCTTCACGTCCCGTACATGTCCGTTCCGGAACGGGTAGCCTACATGATAAGTGAGACTGAGGACAGGGTTCCAAGAAAATAA
- a CDS encoding HD domain-containing protein produces MSTPMLMEILKRKSLRVDLAPGFRDPLTELVRDVAPFAKRLGLRVLLVGGTVRDLVVHGCFSGEWDLVVFGDGDGDGDGAGKLAEEMARTWKWREPVSFPRFGTHLVIGKGCRVELSQARLRTKLRDLDPDPLTSDALSRDFTLNALYVDLTGMGPKGPGPIRSPLDSPFHSVDVLDPTGRGIADLHDGILKTPLPGKITFVEDPLRVFRAARFKAVNGYRLDPAIGRAVGAAIHRLPEIAPERIREELDRILLSREPSLGLEPLGRWSAFSSVAPEIQAMVGFVQDTPWHFPDLFRHTLRVVDRCPPDVGLRWAALLHDCGKPLTRVHAEGGDIYHGHESVGADAAGNVLKRLKCSRHRVKEVQSLVRLHMVHYQDEWSDRAVGRFIRRSGSHLDKLLDLVESDSLALRRRRGKLEELGRLRERIASIRERLPAPASPLDGRKIMELLNLETGALVGRAKEAAAEAVGDGRIPPDEDAARAFLLEWFAQVEMSGRS; encoded by the coding sequence ATGTCGACGCCAATGCTGATGGAGATCCTGAAGAGGAAAAGCCTGAGAGTTGATCTAGCTCCCGGTTTCAGGGACCCGCTGACAGAACTTGTACGGGATGTGGCCCCGTTCGCGAAGCGGCTGGGGTTGCGTGTTTTACTGGTGGGCGGTACCGTCCGCGATCTTGTGGTCCACGGGTGTTTCTCCGGTGAATGGGACCTGGTGGTTTTCGGTGACGGTGATGGAGATGGTGACGGGGCCGGAAAACTTGCGGAAGAGATGGCCAGGACCTGGAAATGGAGAGAGCCCGTTTCTTTCCCAAGGTTCGGGACCCACCTGGTTATCGGCAAAGGCTGCCGGGTGGAGTTATCCCAGGCCCGGCTCAGGACAAAGCTCCGGGACCTGGACCCTGATCCGCTGACATCGGATGCCCTGTCCCGCGACTTCACTCTCAACGCCCTTTATGTAGATCTGACCGGGATGGGTCCGAAGGGACCAGGACCCATCCGCTCCCCCCTCGATTCCCCTTTCCATTCCGTCGATGTCCTGGACCCCACGGGTCGCGGAATTGCCGATCTCCATGACGGCATATTGAAGACCCCACTTCCCGGGAAAATCACCTTTGTCGAGGACCCCTTGCGGGTATTCCGGGCAGCGAGGTTCAAGGCGGTTAACGGTTACCGGCTCGATCCCGCGATAGGGCGAGCTGTCGGAGCTGCCATCCATCGGCTTCCGGAGATCGCGCCCGAGCGCATCCGTGAGGAACTGGATCGGATCCTGTTGAGCCGGGAACCCTCCCTCGGATTGGAGCCCCTGGGGAGGTGGAGCGCCTTCTCCAGCGTCGCACCGGAGATCCAGGCCATGGTCGGGTTCGTTCAGGACACGCCGTGGCACTTCCCCGATCTTTTCAGGCATACCTTGCGTGTCGTGGACCGGTGTCCCCCGGATGTGGGACTCAGGTGGGCCGCGCTTCTCCACGATTGCGGAAAGCCCCTGACAAGGGTCCACGCGGAGGGTGGAGACATTTACCACGGTCACGAGTCTGTTGGGGCCGATGCGGCCGGGAATGTCCTGAAGCGTCTGAAATGCAGCAGGCACAGGGTAAAGGAGGTGCAGAGTCTCGTCCGCCTGCACATGGTGCATTATCAGGACGAGTGGAGCGATCGTGCCGTGGGGAGGTTCATCCGCAGGTCAGGCAGCCACCTGGACAAGTTGCTGGACCTGGTCGAGTCCGACAGCCTGGCCTTGCGGCGTCGCCGAGGCAAACTGGAGGAACTCGGGAGGTTAAGGGAGAGGATCGCTTCGATCAGGGAAAGGCTGCCGGCTCCGGCTTCGCCCCTTGACGGACGGAAGATCATGGAACTCCTGAACCTTGAAACCGGCGCCCTTGTCGGCCGAGCCAAAGAGGCGGCGGCTGAGGCGGTGGGCGACGGTCGGATCCCCCCCGATGAAGATGCCGCCAGGGCTTTCCTCCTCGAGTGGTTCGCCCAGGTGGAAATGAGCGGGCGGTCATAG
- a CDS encoding ATP-binding protein, producing MKKRIITGLVSIFVVVLLGSGLVSNIMGQLYTMNKARFLIDRVARTINELDLMVLETVKGIEHVRYGEEDVRGLIDDVDRIKNKMRIMEDEIMSGALVTQSCGVCHEQPERLVRNLGIITRKMEGTFGDLIMLTSILVTGEVKKTIGMVVTEMVTTMEIYHNHVNDLGDILALMIDHINDKVNNNIVRIKRTHDATIIVTTLFVLLGIILLASTMTKPIRQLSRGTEAIVKGNYDHRIEMKGRDELSILAERFNYMAEVLSNREKRLHQKKLELEDLNENLERRVKDRMRALRDKQEEVNRKYLELESANEELQASYVQLQSTAAELEEAQSKLQENYNVLKTMNTELQRANEVKNKFLSIMSHELRTPLTVINGYLSLVLDKNYGNPSRELRDIIAVVKEQGNSQLGLIEDLLDLTKIESGEFKLHRQGITPDNLIDKAVENFRPKYEEKNISVEIHAEEDMPKVYWDFQKMLQVFQNLLDNALKFTPSGGRIEIHASSKSDFIELRVADNGIGIPKDRLDQVFERFYQVDSSSTRRYGGSGLGLSIVREIVMAHNGKVFVESEEGRGTAFLILMPTGESEKIKEPESSRGAGGEAVRTTPRGGGEKILVVDDDEAFLKMMKMILPREGYRVHYTSDSTKVIQYARKHNVDLIMLDLMMPEMDGYEVCRRVRKDADVRHIPILVVSAAGGKEVAKRVFEVGADEHITKPFDQQDILYRINYLLGRSKTLSMNGRADVDANADGDPEEEKPES from the coding sequence TTGAAGAAAAGAATCATCACCGGGCTTGTATCCATCTTTGTCGTCGTTCTCCTCGGCAGCGGACTTGTATCCAACATCATGGGGCAGCTTTACACCATGAACAAGGCACGGTTCCTCATCGACCGGGTTGCGCGGACGATCAACGAACTGGATCTGATGGTCCTGGAGACCGTCAAGGGGATCGAGCATGTCCGTTACGGGGAGGAGGATGTCCGCGGACTCATCGACGATGTCGATCGTATCAAGAACAAGATGAGAATAATGGAAGATGAGATCATGTCGGGCGCGCTGGTAACCCAGAGCTGTGGAGTTTGTCACGAGCAGCCTGAACGTCTGGTCAGGAACCTCGGCATCATCACCCGGAAGATGGAAGGCACTTTCGGTGACCTGATCATGCTCACAAGCATCCTGGTCACGGGAGAGGTCAAAAAAACCATCGGCATGGTCGTCACCGAGATGGTGACGACTATGGAAATCTATCACAACCACGTTAATGACCTGGGGGACATCCTCGCTCTCATGATCGATCACATCAACGATAAGGTGAACAACAATATCGTGCGCATCAAACGGACTCACGACGCGACGATCATCGTGACGACCCTGTTCGTTCTGCTGGGTATTATCTTGCTGGCTTCCACCATGACGAAGCCCATCCGCCAGTTGAGCCGGGGAACCGAAGCTATCGTCAAGGGCAACTACGACCACAGGATCGAGATGAAAGGCCGCGACGAACTTTCGATCCTGGCTGAGCGCTTCAATTACATGGCTGAAGTGCTGTCGAACCGGGAAAAGCGCCTCCACCAGAAGAAGCTCGAGCTCGAGGACCTCAATGAGAACCTGGAACGCAGGGTGAAGGACCGGATGAGGGCGCTCAGGGACAAGCAGGAGGAGGTGAACAGGAAGTACCTGGAACTTGAATCGGCCAACGAGGAGCTCCAGGCATCCTATGTGCAGCTCCAGTCCACGGCGGCTGAACTGGAAGAGGCCCAAAGCAAGCTCCAGGAGAACTATAACGTCCTTAAAACCATGAACACGGAGCTCCAGAGAGCCAACGAGGTCAAGAACAAGTTCCTGTCAATCATGTCCCACGAGCTGAGGACACCGCTGACAGTCATCAACGGGTACCTCTCCCTGGTCCTGGATAAAAACTACGGGAACCCGAGCAGGGAACTGAGGGATATCATCGCCGTGGTCAAGGAGCAGGGGAACAGCCAGCTCGGGCTTATCGAGGACCTTCTTGACCTGACGAAGATAGAGTCCGGAGAGTTCAAGCTTCACAGGCAGGGTATCACTCCCGACAACCTCATCGACAAGGCAGTGGAGAACTTCCGTCCCAAGTACGAGGAGAAGAACATCTCCGTCGAGATCCATGCCGAAGAAGATATGCCCAAAGTATACTGGGATTTTCAGAAGATGCTCCAGGTGTTTCAGAACCTCCTCGACAACGCCCTGAAGTTCACGCCTTCCGGCGGGAGGATCGAGATCCACGCCAGCTCCAAGAGTGATTTCATCGAGCTCAGGGTCGCAGACAACGGTATCGGGATCCCGAAAGATCGCCTGGACCAGGTCTTCGAGCGGTTCTACCAGGTCGACAGCTCGTCGACCCGTCGCTACGGCGGTTCCGGACTCGGGCTTTCCATCGTCCGGGAGATCGTCATGGCTCACAACGGGAAGGTCTTCGTGGAGAGCGAGGAAGGGCGTGGAACGGCGTTCCTTATCCTCATGCCCACCGGAGAGTCCGAGAAGATCAAGGAGCCGGAGTCTTCAAGGGGAGCGGGAGGCGAGGCAGTGCGAACAACCCCCAGGGGTGGAGGTGAAAAGATCCTGGTGGTCGATGATGACGAAGCGTTTCTCAAGATGATGAAGATGATCCTGCCCAGGGAGGGGTACAGGGTTCATTATACTTCCGATTCTACCAAGGTGATCCAGTACGCAAGGAAGCACAATGTCGACCTGATCATGCTGGACCTCATGATGCCCGAAATGGACGGGTATGAAGTCTGCCGAAGGGTCCGCAAGGACGCTGATGTGAGACATATACCGATCCTGGTTGTTTCAGCGGCCGGCGGGAAAGAAGTGGCCAAGAGGGTTTTCGAGGTTGGCGCGGACGAGCATATCACCAAGCCGTTCGACCAGCAGGATATCCTCTACAGGATCAACTACCTGTTGGGCCGGAGTAAGACCCTCTCCATGAACGGGAGAGCAGATGTCGACGCCAATGCTGATGGAGATCCTGAAGAGGAAAAGCCTGAGAGTTGA
- the phnD gene encoding phosphate/phosphite/phosphonate ABC transporter substrate-binding protein, protein MKRLRRIAVLALGAFLLTASLSWAAAEGKITLRILLVPERNIFEQERKYQYLRDYTSSLLPMDVRFEVLGGYGEVIRALDERRADGAFLGSFVAALGIENHGLVPLIRPEWPSGETFYRSYIFKRSGTPITRDVSTWKNRSFVFVSPYTSAGYFFPLALLKKAGVNEPAEFFSSIQYSGSHDAAIWMVANDMVEMGAAKNTIYEELLQKKPELAGKIEILYSGGHFPDATLCMKAETPDEVREAMRSVFLRMSSSKEGQEVLKMFGAARFVPASTGDFGEVREVVKESGHILKQMKILN, encoded by the coding sequence TTGAAACGGTTGCGTAGGATCGCTGTCCTGGCCCTCGGTGCCTTTCTTCTTACCGCGTCCCTCTCATGGGCGGCGGCCGAAGGGAAAATAACCCTGCGGATCCTCCTGGTCCCGGAGCGGAACATTTTCGAGCAGGAGCGAAAGTACCAATATCTTCGCGATTACACCTCTTCCCTGCTGCCCATGGATGTGAGGTTCGAAGTCCTCGGCGGATACGGAGAGGTGATCAGGGCTCTTGACGAAAGGAGGGCGGATGGCGCCTTTCTGGGCAGCTTTGTGGCCGCCCTCGGCATTGAGAACCATGGTCTCGTTCCCCTGATCCGGCCCGAATGGCCGTCGGGGGAGACCTTTTACCGATCCTACATCTTCAAACGGTCCGGGACACCCATTACCCGTGATGTGAGTACCTGGAAAAACCGTTCCTTCGTTTTCGTGAGCCCTTACACTTCGGCCGGGTACTTTTTTCCCCTGGCGCTTCTGAAAAAGGCGGGGGTCAACGAACCGGCCGAATTTTTTTCAAGTATACAGTATTCAGGCAGCCACGACGCGGCGATCTGGATGGTGGCCAACGACATGGTCGAGATGGGCGCCGCCAAGAACACGATATACGAGGAACTCCTCCAGAAAAAACCGGAACTCGCCGGCAAGATAGAAATCCTGTACTCGGGGGGACATTTCCCTGACGCCACCCTCTGTATGAAGGCTGAGACACCGGACGAGGTCCGGGAAGCGATGCGGTCCGTATTCTTGAGGATGTCATCCAGCAAGGAAGGGCAGGAGGTCCTCAAAATGTTTGGAGCCGCCCGGTTCGTCCCCGCTTCCACGGGGGACTTCGGAGAAGTCCGGGAGGTCGTGAAAGAAAGCGGCCATATCCTCAAGCAGATGAAGATCCTCAATTAG